From the bacterium genome, the window ATTGGAGAATTACTCAACGGTTCTGATAAAACAAAAAGAATAGAAAAAATTAAAATAGTTCTGAATAAAATTATAAAAAATTCCTGTATTTTCTCAATTTTGAGTGTTTGTTTTTTGGTTAATTTTAAAATTTTTATATAACTAAAAGGAATTAGTTTTCTACTTCTTTTTCCAAAAAAATGTATTAATACAGGTAAACTTATTCCCAAAAGTGACCATAGAAAAACAGGATTTAAAAAATTTATCATTTTTTTCTCATTCTTAATTTCAAGTATTCGTAAAGAAAACTATCAAAAGGTTTGGTTGTTATTGCTGTTTTATAATCAATTTTCATTTCTGTAAATCTTTTTTTATAAAAGTTTATAAGTTTTTCAATATTTTCTTTATATTTCTTTTTTATAAATTCATTATCAACTGAAATTTTTTCTTCTGTTTCAATATCAAAAAATTCCAAAATTCCTTCTCCTTTCAAAGAAATTTCTCCGTGGTCAAGTATTTGAAAGACAATTACTTCATGATGGTGATGAGTAAAATATGCAATTCCTTTTATTACATCTTGGGGATTATCAAAAAGGTCAGAAATTAAAATGATTATACTTCTTTTTTTTATACTTGAGGATATTTTTTTCATAACAGAAAGGATTGATGTCTGACCTTCCGGTTTTATCTTTTCAAGAATCTCAATAATATTATGAAAATGAGAAAAGGAAGAAGATGCTTTTAAAAAATTTTTTATTTCGTTATTGAAATTAACAAATCCAACAGCATCTTTTTGATTTAATATAAGATAAGAAAGACAAGCAGATAAATATACTCCATATTGAATTTTACTAATTTCACCAGTTTTATATGCCATTGAATTACTTGTATCAAGTAATATAAAACATCTTACATTTGTTTCTTCTTTATATGTTTTTAAAAATAATTTATCTGTTCTACCAAAAACTTTCCAGTCAATATATCGTATATCATCTCCAGGTGCATATTCTCTGTGTTCAAAAAATTCAACACTGAATCCTTTATAGATACTTTTATGAAGTCCTGAAAGAAATCCTTCAACACTCTTTTTAGCTACCAAATTTAAACTGGAAAATTTAATAAGAACTTTTGGATCAAGATATCCTGCAACTTTCATTGTAATAGTTAAGAGATTTTTTAAACTTTAACTTCTTCAAGCAATTTATCTATAATATATTCAGTATCTATACCATCAGCATCTGCATTAAAGTTTAGAAAAATTCTGTGTCTTAAAACATCTTTGACAACTTTTTTTATATCTGATATTGATATATTGACATCTCCCCTTAGTGCAGTTACTGCTTTTGAGGCAATGACGATAAATTGAACACCTCTTGGTCCTGCTCCCCAACTTACGTAATCCTGAATGAATTTTGAGTTATGATTGATACCTGGTCTTGTACTTCTAACAAGTTTTACTACATAGTCAATAATAAAATCAGAAATTGGTATTTTTTTTATTAAGTTTTGAAATTCAATTATCCTTTC encodes:
- a CDS encoding DUF58 domain-containing protein, which codes for MKVAGYLDPKVLIKFSSLNLVAKKSVEGFLSGLHKSIYKGFSVEFFEHREYAPGDDIRYIDWKVFGRTDKLFLKTYKEETNVRCFILLDTSNSMAYKTGEISKIQYGVYLSACLSYLILNQKDAVGFVNFNNEIKNFLKASSSFSHFHNIIEILEKIKPEGQTSILSVMKKISSSIKKRSIIILISDLFDNPQDVIKGIAYFTHHHHEVIVFQILDHGEISLKGEGILEFFDIETEEKISVDNEFIKKKYKENIEKLINFYKKRFTEMKIDYKTAITTKPFDSFLYEYLKLRMRKK